A genomic stretch from Desulfatitalea tepidiphila includes:
- a CDS encoding class I SAM-dependent methyltransferase, which produces MAEAQQEHYGQQAEMLANKVKKRYRHLRKRFEREHIEVFRLYDWDIPEIRAVVDWYAGHLVIGEYTRKQSTPEWLPLMGAAVGEALGVPPENIHLKARYYGKAEGRRYERIDHTDRTITVSERDFKFIVNPWDYVDTGLFGDHRNTRQMVREMAAGKEFLNLFCYTGTFSCYAARGGARSTVSVDRSKSAIQWARRNFALNEVPEKENRLIQAHAFEFLSAARGKSQRFNLAVVDPPSFYTIEKEGESFDIVADHLRLLTDVAALVRPGGTILFSTNHQSFTDQLALLNAAEVEEITGRTIPEDYLHKRKHIHRCWRIVL; this is translated from the coding sequence ATGGCAGAAGCGCAGCAGGAACACTATGGACAGCAGGCCGAAATGCTGGCCAACAAGGTCAAAAAACGCTATCGCCACCTGCGCAAGCGTTTCGAACGGGAGCACATCGAGGTTTTCAGGCTTTACGACTGGGACATTCCCGAGATCCGGGCGGTGGTGGACTGGTATGCCGGGCATCTGGTGATCGGCGAGTACACCCGCAAGCAGTCCACACCGGAATGGTTGCCGCTGATGGGGGCGGCCGTCGGCGAGGCCCTGGGCGTGCCGCCCGAAAACATCCACCTGAAGGCGCGCTACTACGGCAAAGCCGAAGGACGGCGATACGAGCGTATAGACCACACCGACCGCACGATCACCGTTTCGGAACGAGACTTCAAATTTATCGTCAATCCCTGGGATTACGTGGATACCGGGCTGTTCGGCGACCATCGCAACACGCGTCAGATGGTTCGCGAGATGGCCGCCGGCAAGGAATTTCTGAACCTGTTTTGTTACACCGGCACCTTCTCCTGCTATGCGGCCCGTGGCGGCGCCCGTTCGACCGTGTCCGTGGATCGATCCAAGAGCGCCATTCAATGGGCCCGCCGGAATTTTGCGCTCAACGAGGTGCCGGAAAAGGAGAACCGGCTGATCCAGGCCCACGCCTTCGAGTTTCTATCGGCGGCAAGGGGCAAATCCCAGCGCTTTAACCTGGCGGTGGTCGATCCCCCCTCTTTTTACACGATCGAGAAGGAAGGCGAATCCTTCGACATCGTCGCGGATCACCTGCGGTTGCTGACCGATGTCGCGGCCCTCGTGCGGCCGGGTGGCACGATTCTTTTTTCTACCAACCACCAGAGTTTTACCGATCAACTGGCGTTGTTGAATGCGGCCGAGGTCGAGGAGATCACCGGCCGCACCATACCCGAAGACTACCTTCACAAACGCAAGCACATTCACCGCTGCTGGCGCATCGTGCTCTGA
- a CDS encoding aldo/keto reductase yields MTTTITKPIRLSRRAFMGSLGLMTLGVAFTPRDILAMVPEPLERAIPSSGERIPVIGMGTSRTFNAGSHPDEIERLADVLSIFFQQGGTVIDSSPMYGSAERVVGRLLSHLNADGLFAATKVWTDGRQAGEDQMRQSMRLMGVEVMDLMQIHNLRDWRTHLETLRQWRSEGKIRYIGVTTSHGRDHRELEEIMRTERIDFVQFSYNIEDRVPEERLLPLAADRGIATLINRPYQRGGLFVRVKGQAVPEWAGEFDARSWGQFFLKFILAHPAVTCIIPATSKTRHMKDNMGANFGRIPDSTERKKMIQYVESI; encoded by the coding sequence ATGACGACAACGATTACAAAGCCGATCAGACTGAGTCGCCGCGCCTTTATGGGCTCATTGGGATTGATGACCCTCGGCGTGGCGTTTACCCCGAGGGATATCCTGGCGATGGTTCCCGAACCCCTTGAACGCGCCATACCGTCCAGTGGCGAACGGATTCCGGTCATCGGCATGGGCACCTCGCGCACCTTCAATGCGGGCAGCCATCCGGACGAGATAGAGCGGCTGGCCGACGTACTCTCGATCTTTTTCCAACAGGGCGGCACGGTCATCGATTCATCGCCAATGTATGGTTCGGCGGAGAGGGTGGTGGGCCGCTTGTTGAGTCACTTGAACGCGGATGGCCTTTTTGCCGCCACCAAGGTGTGGACCGACGGCCGCCAGGCCGGCGAAGACCAGATGCGGCAATCCATGCGGTTGATGGGCGTCGAAGTGATGGACCTGATGCAGATTCACAATCTGCGCGATTGGCGGACCCACCTGGAGACCTTGCGTCAATGGCGCTCCGAGGGGAAAATCCGTTACATCGGCGTTACCACCTCGCACGGCCGCGATCACCGGGAGCTGGAAGAGATCATGCGAACCGAACGGATCGATTTCGTTCAGTTTTCCTACAACATCGAAGACCGCGTCCCCGAGGAACGGCTGTTGCCGCTGGCGGCCGACCGGGGGATCGCCACCCTGATCAACCGTCCGTATCAGCGCGGCGGGCTCTTCGTCAGGGTCAAGGGACAGGCGGTGCCCGAATGGGCCGGTGAATTCGATGCCCGCAGCTGGGGCCAGTTTTTCCTGAAATTCATCCTGGCCCATCCGGCGGTCACCTGCATCATACCGGCCACATCCAAAACCCGTCACATGAAGGACAACATGGGCGCCAATTTCGGCCGAATACCCGATTCAACCGAGCGCAAAAAGATGATACAGTACGTCGAGTCGATTTAA
- a CDS encoding NTP/NDP exchange transporter, whose protein sequence is MIIHRGGDSLSATFFFPTPTGRKAAASKQTENRAIADWITSGLSHNPTPKSILAAESSGWRTSGGIPWLKRMMALKQGEAAALIWSFLYFFSLLCGYYIIRPMRDEMGIAGGVDKLQWLFSGTFAAMLAAVPLFGWITRRYAPHRFLIFVYGFFISNLLVFFVLFKSALTDVHVARIFFIWTSVFNLFIVSVFWSFMTDIFNTEQAKRLFGVIAAGGTAGALTGPALTAMLVIRTGPTNLLLVSALFLTVAALCVQRLVAWRHAKDKKGDGSFGAGRGNAHDPGEADRFIDSGNDSAKDAAIGGGVLAGIRLVFTSTYLSGICLMIFLFSSLATFLYFQQAHIIRDRFDDPAVRTALFAGIDFAVNALTLTLQLFLTGRIIDRLGLGRALALIPVLLGAGFLVMGFAPLLGVLVLVQVLRRAGNYAITRPGREMLYVVLTKEEKYKAKNFIDTVVYRGGDALSAWLYAAMQSIGLTLSAIAFLAVPMACLWAWVSYRLGRRQAELAADELGGRARNPI, encoded by the coding sequence GTGATCATCCATCGTGGCGGAGATTCGCTCTCCGCCACTTTTTTCTTCCCTACGCCCACCGGGAGAAAAGCCGCAGCTTCAAAACAGACAGAAAACAGGGCGATTGCCGACTGGATAACCAGCGGTCTGAGCCACAATCCGACACCAAAATCGATCCTTGCCGCTGAATCGAGTGGGTGGCGCACGTCCGGAGGCATCCCGTGGCTGAAACGGATGATGGCCCTGAAACAGGGCGAGGCGGCGGCGCTGATCTGGTCATTCCTTTACTTTTTTTCTCTGTTATGCGGCTATTACATCATCCGACCCATGAGAGACGAGATGGGCATCGCCGGCGGGGTGGATAAACTGCAGTGGCTCTTCAGCGGGACGTTTGCCGCCATGCTTGCGGCGGTCCCCCTGTTCGGCTGGATCACCCGCCGATACGCACCCCACCGGTTCCTGATCTTTGTCTACGGTTTTTTTATTTCCAATCTTCTCGTTTTCTTCGTTCTCTTCAAGTCGGCGCTGACCGATGTCCATGTGGCCCGCATCTTCTTCATATGGACCAGCGTCTTCAACCTGTTCATCGTCTCGGTGTTCTGGAGTTTCATGACCGATATCTTCAATACCGAGCAGGCAAAACGCCTTTTCGGCGTCATCGCCGCCGGCGGCACGGCCGGTGCGCTGACCGGCCCGGCCCTTACAGCGATGCTGGTGATCCGCACTGGCCCGACGAACCTGCTTCTGGTCTCGGCCCTCTTTTTGACGGTGGCGGCCCTGTGCGTCCAGCGCCTGGTGGCCTGGCGCCATGCGAAGGACAAGAAGGGCGATGGTTCCTTCGGGGCCGGCCGCGGCAATGCCCATGACCCCGGGGAAGCGGACCGATTCATTGATTCTGGAAACGATTCAGCCAAAGATGCGGCCATCGGCGGCGGGGTGCTGGCCGGCATACGGCTGGTCTTCACTTCCACCTATCTGTCCGGCATCTGCTTGATGATCTTTCTCTTCTCTTCGCTGGCGACCTTTCTCTATTTTCAACAGGCGCACATCATCCGGGATCGGTTCGATGATCCGGCCGTCCGCACCGCTCTGTTCGCCGGCATCGATTTCGCGGTCAATGCGCTGACCCTGACCCTTCAACTCTTTTTGACCGGCCGCATCATCGATCGCCTGGGACTCGGGCGGGCCCTGGCCCTGATCCCGGTACTGCTCGGTGCCGGTTTCCTGGTCATGGGGTTTGCGCCGCTGCTCGGCGTGCTGGTGCTCGTCCAGGTGCTGCGCCGGGCCGGCAACTACGCCATCACGCGGCCGGGCCGTGAAATGCTTTATGTCGTACTGACCAAGGAAGAGAAGTACAAGGCCAAGAATTTCATCGACACCGTGGTGTATCGCGGCGGAGACGCCTTGAGTGCCTGGCTCTATGCCGCCATGCAAAGCATCGGATTGACGCTGTCGGCCATTGCCTTTCTCGCCGTTCCCATGGCCTGCCTTTGGGCCTGGGTCTCCTATCGCCTGGGCCGTCGACAGGCCGAACTTGCGGCGGACGAACTTGGTGGTCGGGCGCGAAACCCGATTTAG
- a CDS encoding MBL fold metallo-hydrolase, whose protein sequence is MQLDKQLHAFIWRSMSVNNCNTYLIDRSRRILIDPGHSAYFDHVESGLRELGLTVADIDVVLCTHAHPDHIEAVQLFKEAGALFGLHAADWELVRQMAPHLQAAGGFSLDALTPDLLLQEGELNIGDTQLMVYHTPGHSPGSVCFYWPLGKVLVTGDLVFKAGVGRTDLPGGDGRQLKHSIQRMAGLEVDHFLPGHGDTISGAQEVQRNFQRLDSAYLSYL, encoded by the coding sequence TTGCAACTGGACAAGCAACTGCACGCATTCATATGGCGCTCCATGTCGGTCAACAACTGCAACACCTATCTGATCGACCGATCCAGGCGCATCCTCATCGATCCGGGCCACAGCGCCTATTTCGACCATGTGGAGAGCGGACTGCGGGAACTGGGCCTGACCGTTGCCGATATCGACGTGGTCCTGTGCACCCATGCCCATCCGGATCACATCGAGGCCGTGCAGCTGTTCAAAGAGGCCGGCGCCCTGTTCGGGCTGCACGCGGCGGACTGGGAACTGGTCCGCCAGATGGCACCGCATCTCCAGGCAGCCGGCGGCTTCTCGCTCGACGCCCTGACGCCCGACCTGCTGCTCCAGGAGGGCGAGTTGAACATCGGCGATACCCAGTTGATGGTCTATCACACCCCCGGTCATTCGCCCGGCTCGGTCTGTTTTTATTGGCCTCTCGGGAAAGTCCTGGTGACCGGGGATCTGGTGTTCAAGGCAGGGGTCGGACGGACGGATCTGCCGGGCGGCGACGGCCGGCAGTTGAAACACAGCATCCAGAGGATGGCGGGTCTTGAGGTGGACCATTTCCTGCCCGGACACGGCGACACGATCTCCGGCGCGCAGGAGGTCCAACGCAATTTTCAGCGCCTTGACAGCGCCTACCTGAGCTATCTATAG
- the surE gene encoding 5'/3'-nucleotidase SurE, which translates to MRIVLTNDDGYGEPGLETLSDVIRPMGRPMVVAPSAPQSGLGHQVNMKTPIRVTRGRREGHYVVHGAPADCTRLALKALVPDADWVLAGINPGANLGSDVYQSGTIAAVREAAILGVRAIAISQYIAPGWTVDWPAAARQLAEILPMVMGEALRQGQFWNINLPSPITMDSTVAHGFGPLDKNPHKYRYRQEGDAYHYEGIIHDRPRTPGSDVDICFGGRISITRMEI; encoded by the coding sequence TTGCGAATCGTTCTAACCAATGACGACGGCTACGGCGAACCGGGGCTGGAAACCCTGAGCGACGTGATCCGGCCCATGGGCCGGCCGATGGTCGTGGCGCCTTCCGCCCCCCAATCCGGGCTGGGCCACCAGGTCAACATGAAAACGCCGATCCGGGTGACGCGGGGCCGGCGGGAGGGGCATTACGTGGTTCACGGGGCGCCGGCCGATTGCACCCGGCTGGCCCTGAAGGCGCTGGTACCGGATGCAGACTGGGTCCTGGCCGGCATCAATCCCGGGGCCAACCTGGGCTCGGACGTCTACCAGTCCGGCACCATCGCCGCAGTCCGCGAAGCCGCCATTCTGGGCGTCAGAGCCATCGCCATCTCCCAGTACATCGCGCCCGGCTGGACCGTGGACTGGCCGGCGGCAGCCCGACAACTGGCCGAGATCCTGCCCATGGTCATGGGTGAGGCCCTCAGGCAGGGCCAATTCTGGAACATAAACCTGCCCAGCCCCATCACCATGGATTCCACGGTCGCACACGGATTCGGCCCGCTGGATAAAAACCCGCACAAGTACCGTTACCGCCAGGAGGGCGACGCCTACCACTACGAAGGCATCATCCACGACCGGCCGCGAACACCGGGCAGCGACGTGGATATCTGTTTCGGCGGCCGGATTTCGATCACACGCATGGAGATATGA
- a CDS encoding NUDIX hydrolase gives MNFCPYCGAPLVLQIPEGDDRPRYRCSACGRVHYENPKVVVGCIPLWEDKILLCRRNIEPQKGLWTLPAGYLENGETVKEGAIRETLEESGAVVNSLHTYLLLDIVHICQIYLMFLGQLESPNFHPTHESSEVALFAEKDVPWDAVAFRAIEKTLRCYFQDRAEGRFPFRNRQIHRSSHDASYAKYDTDPPGRR, from the coding sequence ATGAATTTCTGCCCCTACTGCGGCGCCCCACTGGTGCTCCAAATCCCCGAAGGGGACGACCGGCCAAGATACCGCTGCAGTGCCTGCGGCCGCGTTCATTATGAAAATCCCAAGGTCGTGGTGGGCTGCATCCCCCTATGGGAGGACAAGATCCTGCTTTGCCGGCGGAACATCGAACCGCAGAAGGGATTGTGGACATTGCCGGCCGGCTACCTGGAAAACGGCGAAACGGTAAAAGAGGGCGCCATTCGTGAAACGCTGGAGGAGTCCGGGGCCGTGGTCAATTCACTGCACACCTATCTGCTCCTCGATATCGTTCACATCTGTCAGATCTACTTGATGTTTCTGGGGCAATTGGAATCCCCCAATTTCCATCCTACCCACGAAAGCTCGGAGGTGGCCCTGTTCGCCGAAAAGGACGTGCCCTGGGATGCCGTCGCTTTCCGCGCCATCGAAAAGACGCTGCGTTGCTACTTCCAGGACCGTGCCGAAGGCCGTTTCCCTTTCCGCAACCGGCAAATCCATCGCAGTTCCCACGACGCTTCCTACGCCAAATACGATACCGACCCACCGGGTCGGCGCTAA
- the uxx1 gene encoding UXX-star selenoprotein family 1, with translation MAGKVVIYGKAGUPYTSQAREAFKDHDYVDVKLDTGKMEEMLKLSKGQRKVPVIVQDGDVTVGFGGRS, from the coding sequence ATGGCGGGAAAGGTCGTCATTTACGGAAAGGCCGGGTGACCCTACACGTCTCAAGCCCGTGAGGCGTTCAAGGATCACGACTATGTCGATGTGAAGCTGGATACCGGCAAGATGGAAGAGATGCTCAAGCTCTCCAAGGGGCAACGCAAGGTGCCGGTCATCGTGCAGGACGGGGATGTGACCGTCGGTTTCGGCGGCCGTTCCTGA
- a CDS encoding DUF309 domain-containing protein, which translates to MDFDPFGDRLARDLRNYLSTAFVAQLTGETPDALSLEVGRWQAQDLAPVYDNYLKERQAAYLKMLDDIDKSGYTDPRHQAVLLWNAGLLFELHELLETIWPKAREPEHTALKGWIQAAGAFVHYFRGKPDAARGLAEKARQNLQAGAEALGYLINLDELIQDLQDLPDVPTRLKLDVSR; encoded by the coding sequence ATGGATTTTGATCCGTTCGGCGACCGTCTCGCGAGGGATCTGCGCAACTACCTCTCCACGGCTTTCGTCGCCCAGTTGACCGGGGAAACCCCGGACGCCCTCTCCTTGGAGGTCGGCCGATGGCAGGCCCAGGATCTGGCGCCGGTCTATGACAACTATCTAAAAGAGCGTCAGGCGGCTTACCTCAAGATGCTCGACGACATCGACAAGAGCGGGTACACCGACCCCAGACACCAGGCGGTCCTCCTGTGGAACGCCGGCCTGCTGTTCGAACTGCACGAACTGCTGGAGACCATCTGGCCAAAGGCCAGGGAGCCCGAACACACCGCCCTGAAGGGATGGATCCAGGCCGCCGGGGCCTTTGTCCATTACTTTCGCGGCAAACCCGATGCGGCCCGCGGCCTGGCGGAAAAAGCCCGGCAGAACCTTCAGGCCGGCGCCGAGGCATTGGGCTACCTCATCAACCTGGATGAATTGATTCAGGACCTGCAAGATCTGCCCGACGTGCCGACCCGGTTAAAGCTTGACGTGTCGAGATGA
- a CDS encoding class I adenylate-forming enzyme family protein, protein MIDRSKRYQRTLVPLEKLDVLAGRRIEFDGIAEMVAVRAAESPDIPMVYFYDEMVTYAQVNRRANRVANFLKDKGVGQGDIVSTMVLNSPEIYYTMFGTQKLGAVAGAINYMLKGPEIAYVLDDSRPKVAFVGSDFMDEFARGVEMAAHRPVVVEVVTEIVHQADIAACTLAQVLAKHPADECLVPTGPDHPVMLLYSSGTTGMPKGILLSNRNELSICKGKAVLGVSRPGDVMMIILPMFHTNPLCVWSYPTIYIGSSLCIRKSFSPSDFWPSILRYGITTVQGVPAMYDYIYRAADPATIDYDRLKLRLAYSGAAPMPVNLVQAFKEKFSVEVIDGYGLTEACGVSSTSTSLPPKPGTIGTPFPGLEIEIMDAENRILPYGEKGEICVRGDAIMLGYLNKPEATAESLKEGWLHTGDMGYMDEEGYLFISGRIKEMINRGGENIYPREIEIPLEHHPKVAEVAVVGMPDPALGERVRACIILKEPGSMSADDVRAYLKDKLAKYKIPERVDFMDAFPRNPTGKILKHQLKSMGL, encoded by the coding sequence ATGATTGATCGAAGCAAACGCTATCAACGCACGTTGGTGCCGCTGGAAAAGCTGGACGTCCTGGCGGGCCGGCGCATCGAATTCGACGGTATCGCCGAAATGGTGGCGGTGCGCGCCGCCGAATCGCCCGATATTCCGATGGTGTACTTCTATGACGAGATGGTGACTTACGCCCAGGTCAACCGGCGGGCCAACCGGGTGGCTAACTTCCTCAAGGACAAAGGGGTCGGCCAGGGCGACATCGTCTCCACCATGGTGCTCAACTCGCCGGAGATCTACTACACCATGTTCGGCACCCAGAAATTGGGGGCCGTGGCCGGCGCCATCAACTACATGCTCAAGGGTCCGGAGATCGCCTATGTGCTCGACGACTCCAGGCCCAAGGTCGCTTTCGTGGGCAGCGACTTCATGGACGAATTCGCAAGGGGCGTCGAGATGGCCGCGCATCGGCCGGTCGTCGTCGAGGTGGTGACCGAGATTGTCCACCAGGCCGATATCGCCGCATGCACCCTGGCCCAGGTCCTGGCAAAACACCCGGCCGACGAATGCCTGGTCCCCACCGGGCCGGACCATCCGGTCATGCTGCTCTACTCGTCGGGCACCACCGGCATGCCCAAGGGTATCCTGCTCTCCAACCGCAACGAGCTGTCCATTTGCAAAGGCAAGGCCGTCCTGGGCGTGAGCCGGCCCGGGGACGTGATGATGATCATCCTGCCTATGTTTCACACCAATCCCCTGTGCGTGTGGAGCTATCCCACGATCTACATAGGATCGTCGTTGTGTATCCGCAAGAGCTTTTCGCCCAGCGACTTCTGGCCGTCGATCCTGCGCTACGGCATCACCACGGTGCAGGGGGTGCCGGCCATGTACGACTATATCTACCGGGCGGCGGACCCGGCCACCATCGATTACGACCGGCTGAAGCTTCGTCTGGCCTACTCCGGGGCCGCCCCCATGCCCGTCAACCTGGTCCAGGCCTTCAAGGAGAAGTTCAGTGTGGAGGTCATCGACGGTTACGGCCTGACCGAGGCGTGCGGCGTCTCGTCCACCAGCACCAGCCTGCCGCCCAAACCCGGCACCATCGGCACCCCCTTCCCAGGCCTGGAGATCGAGATCATGGACGCCGAAAACCGTATCCTGCCTTACGGCGAAAAGGGCGAGATCTGCGTGCGCGGCGATGCGATCATGCTCGGCTACCTGAACAAACCCGAAGCCACGGCCGAAAGCCTGAAAGAGGGCTGGCTGCATACCGGCGACATGGGATACATGGACGAGGAAGGCTATCTCTTCATCTCGGGCCGCATCAAGGAGATGATCAACCGCGGCGGTGAAAACATCTATCCGAGGGAGATCGAGATCCCCTTGGAACATCATCCTAAGGTGGCCGAAGTGGCCGTGGTCGGCATGCCCGACCCGGCCCTGGGCGAACGGGTGCGGGCCTGCATCATCCTCAAGGAGCCCGGCAGCATGAGCGCCGACGATGTACGCGCCTATCTCAAGGACAAGCTGGCCAAATACAAAATTCCAGAAAGGGTGGATTTCATGGACGCCTTTCCGAGAAATCCCACCGGCAAGATTTTAAAGCATCAGCTCAAGAGCATGGGGCTGTGA
- a CDS encoding lipopolysaccharide biosynthesis protein, which yields MPHSITRAVRQALSHLGHLVFREPAPEAVLGHIERFLLFGIGMVAVKLVSAGAQVFVGRVLGPAGYGQLTVVLLLAGYFAVPIVGGWGLAFTRIAAQETEFKARLAALNSLLIVSLVVCVLVCGVLIALRRCLVIWLSLDLRLVHWTIATTLLYAWWVLARQIAQAFQAWRTYLAIEMILSVSLLVVVLALVWGDRAGLFPVLIAFWAAYALAGLGAAGFMARAVRLGAVLTHIQPILRHGGFMLLTGLVTLSTYSLDRIILHMRLGPESVGLYQAHFMATFGIVSALLAIVLTYLFPLFCRDDSGGWRRSVGRLSLLQYPVTMVISVIVGRFAMWLYGYPLSGPLFVCLVLFSAVQFHVQVKAWYLSSKGAGASLVALGSQLTFLSLNAMILLFLVSRLGILSGGVALLAAALGSLLYLVCSERFYR from the coding sequence ATGCCCCACTCGATCACCCGCGCGGTGCGCCAGGCCCTCTCCCACCTGGGGCATCTGGTTTTTCGTGAACCTGCTCCGGAGGCGGTTTTGGGGCATATAGAGCGATTCCTGCTCTTCGGCATCGGCATGGTGGCTGTCAAACTCGTCTCGGCGGGCGCCCAGGTTTTCGTGGGGAGGGTCCTGGGCCCGGCCGGTTACGGCCAGCTGACCGTGGTGCTGCTGCTTGCCGGCTATTTCGCCGTTCCCATCGTCGGCGGCTGGGGATTGGCCTTCACGCGCATCGCCGCCCAGGAAACCGAATTCAAGGCCCGTCTGGCCGCGCTCAATTCCCTGCTGATCGTTTCGCTCGTCGTGTGTGTTCTGGTGTGCGGTGTGTTGATCGCCCTGCGCCGCTGCCTGGTTATCTGGTTGAGCCTCGACCTGCGTCTCGTGCACTGGACCATCGCCACCACGTTGCTTTACGCCTGGTGGGTTCTGGCCCGACAGATCGCCCAGGCTTTCCAGGCGTGGCGAACCTACCTGGCCATCGAGATGATCCTATCCGTGAGTCTCCTGGTCGTTGTGCTTGCCCTGGTCTGGGGAGATCGCGCCGGCCTTTTCCCCGTGCTCATCGCGTTCTGGGCCGCCTATGCGCTGGCCGGCCTGGGTGCGGCCGGCTTCATGGCCAGGGCCGTCCGCCTGGGCGCGGTGCTGACCCACATCCAACCGATCTTGCGTCACGGCGGGTTCATGCTGCTCACCGGCCTGGTGACCCTGTCGACCTACAGCCTGGACCGCATCATCCTCCACATGCGCCTCGGTCCGGAGAGCGTGGGATTGTACCAGGCCCACTTCATGGCCACCTTCGGTATCGTCAGCGCCCTGCTGGCTATTGTGCTCACCTATCTTTTTCCCCTCTTTTGTCGGGATGACAGCGGCGGATGGCGGCGCAGCGTGGGGCGGCTCAGCCTGCTGCAATATCCGGTCACCATGGTCATCTCCGTCATCGTTGGTCGATTCGCCATGTGGTTGTATGGTTATCCGCTGTCGGGACCGTTGTTCGTTTGCCTGGTTCTGTTCAGTGCCGTTCAGTTTCATGTGCAGGTAAAGGCCTGGTATCTGTCGAGCAAGGGCGCCGGCGCGTCCCTGGTGGCCCTCGGCTCCCAATTGACCTTCCTGTCGCTCAACGCTATGATATTGCTTTTTCTGGTGAGCCGCCTGGGCATCTTGTCCGGCGGGGTCGCGCTGCTGGCCGCCGCCCTTGGATCGCTGCTCTACCTGGTGTGTTCGGAACGTTTCTATCGCTGA